The Candidatus Omnitrophota bacterium genome contains a region encoding:
- a CDS encoding MazG nucleotide pyrophosphohydrolase domain-containing protein, whose amino-acid sequence MLKKNLAIKDLIKECHRVAKSKGWWEDSRNDGELIALMHSELSEALEAMRSHDKENNLAEELADCCIRIFDYCGSRKIDLEKALLKKIEYNKTRPYRHGKKF is encoded by the coding sequence ATGTTGAAAAAAAACCTAGCAATTAAGGATTTGATTAAAGAGTGCCATCGTGTTGCTAAATCTAAAGGCTGGTGGGAGGATAGCCGTAACGACGGGGAGCTGATTGCACTTATGCATTCTGAGCTATCCGAGGCCCTGGAGGCAATGCGTAGTCACGATAAAGAGAATAATCTGGCGGAAGAGTTGGCAGATTGTTGTATTCGCATATTTGATTATTGTGGTTCAAGAAAAATAGACCTGGAGAAAGCATTATTAAAGAAGATTGAATATAATAAAACCCGGCCTTATCGGCACGGTAAGAAGTTTTAG
- a CDS encoding PfkB family carbohydrate kinase encodes MSIIVLGTVALDSVKTPFGKRKELLGGSAAHFSMTARLFTKVNLIAIVGGDFPTKHIAFLKSKGINLSSLIMESGKTFRWEGEYKGDLNSALTINTELGVLSVFKPQVSEEQRKIENIFLANVDPDIQEHLLRKMHSPKLVGLDSMNYWINTKRKELIKLLKFIDIYVANDQEARDLSGESNLIKAARCLSSFGPKMVLIKKGEHGVLFYSRTLHAASRLVFSLPAYPVEKVVDPTGAGDTFAGGFMGYLAKSGKINSSTIKKALAYGTVAASFNVEDFGLYRTRKLTLGNLERRLIKFKDCFLF; translated from the coding sequence TTGAGTATAATTGTTTTGGGAACAGTGGCATTGGATAGTGTAAAAACCCCTTTTGGAAAACGTAAAGAATTGCTTGGTGGATCTGCTGCGCATTTCTCCATGACCGCCCGGCTTTTTACCAAGGTTAATTTGATCGCCATTGTTGGAGGAGATTTCCCAACAAAACACATTGCTTTCTTAAAGAGCAAAGGGATTAATTTGAGTTCTTTGATTATGGAAAGCGGAAAAACATTTAGGTGGGAGGGCGAATATAAGGGTGATTTAAATTCAGCCCTTACCATAAATACAGAATTAGGCGTACTTTCGGTATTTAAACCTCAGGTTTCCGAAGAGCAGCGTAAAATCGAAAATATATTTTTAGCCAATGTTGACCCGGATATCCAGGAGCATCTCTTGCGTAAGATGCATTCTCCGAAATTAGTCGGCTTAGACAGCATGAACTATTGGATTAATACTAAACGCAAAGAACTGATTAAGTTGCTTAAGTTTATAGATATTTATGTGGCTAATGATCAAGAAGCCAGGGATTTATCGGGTGAAAGTAATCTGATTAAGGCGGCAAGGTGTTTGTCTTCTTTTGGCCCCAAGATGGTACTTATTAAAAAGGGTGAGCATGGTGTTTTATTTTATAGCCGCACTTTGCATGCCGCAAGCAGGCTTGTTTTTTCGCTTCCTGCGTATCCGGTTGAGAAAGTAGTTGACCCTACGGGAGCAGGGGATACCTTTGCCGGCGGGTTTATGGGGTATTTAGCAAAGAGCGGCAAAATAAACTCTTCGACGATAAAGAAGGCCTTAGCTTATGGGACGGTGGCAGCTTCTTTTAATGTGGAAGATTTCGGTTTATATAGGACAAGGAAGCTTACCTTGGGAAATTTAGAGAGGCGCCTGATTAAATTTAAAGATTGTTTCTTGTTCTAA
- a CDS encoding glycoside hydrolase family 1 protein — protein sequence MKKFPQNFLWGASTSAHQVEGQNIHNDWWAAEQNHALKEPSGQACRHYELYAQDFAIAKELNHNCHRFSIEWSRIEPKEGQFDLVEIEHYRKVISELKNQGIQPIVTLHHFTNPIWFSQKGAWFNSNSKKYFLRFVDRIVKEFASQVKFWITINEPLIYSSHSYLLGVWPPKECSLIKTVIVTLNMAKAHIEAYRIIHKIYQDNALEKPMVSVAANLQAFEICQPTLKNRLAQYLRHKLYNLYFIEELLRKKSLDYIGINYYSRSLVDVRSWKIRALLLDTCRYNHDPLPKNSLGWDIYPQGLYKLLIALKKYNLPVLITENGICTEDDNLRWDYIRGHLEQLHRAIGQGVKALGYIYWSLIDNFEWDKGFEARFGLVHVDYQNQKRTIKASAKKLAQVTYSGEI from the coding sequence ATGAAGAAATTTCCGCAAAACTTTCTTTGGGGTGCTTCAACCAGCGCGCATCAAGTCGAAGGCCAAAATATCCATAATGACTGGTGGGCGGCTGAACAAAACCATGCTCTTAAAGAACCTTCAGGTCAAGCCTGCCGGCATTATGAGCTTTATGCCCAAGATTTTGCAATAGCCAAGGAGCTCAACCATAATTGTCATCGTTTTTCCATAGAGTGGAGCCGTATTGAACCTAAAGAAGGCCAATTTGATCTTGTGGAGATCGAGCATTACCGTAAAGTTATTTCTGAATTAAAAAACCAAGGGATCCAGCCAATAGTTACCTTGCATCATTTTACCAACCCCATTTGGTTTAGCCAGAAGGGGGCTTGGTTCAATTCTAATTCTAAGAAATATTTTTTACGTTTTGTAGATAGGATAGTTAAAGAGTTTGCCAGTCAGGTAAAATTTTGGATAACCATAAATGAGCCCCTGATTTATTCTTCGCACTCCTATCTGTTGGGTGTTTGGCCTCCAAAAGAGTGTTCGCTGATTAAAACGGTAATTGTAACTTTAAATATGGCTAAAGCCCACATAGAAGCCTACCGGATTATACATAAAATTTATCAGGACAATGCTTTAGAAAAACCCATGGTTAGTGTTGCGGCTAATTTACAGGCATTTGAAATTTGTCAGCCGACATTAAAAAATAGATTAGCCCAATATTTGCGGCATAAATTATATAACCTTTATTTTATAGAGGAGCTCCTGCGTAAAAAATCCTTAGATTACATCGGGATAAATTATTACAGCAGGAGTCTGGTGGATGTACGTAGTTGGAAGATAAGGGCTCTGTTGCTAGATACCTGCAGATATAACCATGATCCTTTACCTAAGAACTCTTTAGGATGGGATATTTATCCACAAGGGCTCTATAAGCTTTTAATAGCCCTTAAGAAATATAATCTTCCTGTTTTAATTACTGAAAATGGTATATGTACTGAAGATGATAATTTAAGGTGGGATTATATCCGGGGGCATCTGGAGCAGCTGCATAGAGCTATTGGCCAGGGAGTTAAGGCGTTAGGTTACATCTATTGGTCGCTGATAGATAATTTTGAATGGGATAAAGGATTTGAAGCGCGTTTTGGCTTGGTGCATGTAGATTATCAAAATCAAAAACGTACAATTAAAGCAAGCGCAAAAAAGCTTGCGCAAGTTACCTATAGTGGGGAAATTTAA
- a CDS encoding peptidoglycan-binding domain-containing protein has product MRRLLSLGVVVLVLAALSGCGKKQETEEWQPITMESLSAPSGSVQQAPVLPETKSVESKVLPSSASVSTKEIVPLPPQGPYKPTNIEIQTALKNVGFYTGKIDGSLGPKTKKAIESFQSANGLKADGKVGPKTWEVLSKHLSAVVEPVKR; this is encoded by the coding sequence ATGAGGAGGTTGTTAAGTTTAGGGGTAGTGGTTTTAGTGTTAGCGGCATTATCCGGTTGTGGTAAGAAACAGGAAACAGAGGAGTGGCAGCCTATTACAATGGAATCTTTAAGCGCGCCCAGTGGTTCTGTTCAACAAGCCCCAGTTTTACCGGAAACAAAGAGTGTAGAAAGTAAAGTTTTACCTTCTAGTGCATCTGTCTCGACTAAAGAAATAGTGCCTTTACCACCTCAGGGGCCGTATAAGCCAACAAATATTGAGATTCAGACAGCTTTAAAGAATGTCGGTTTTTATACCGGTAAGATTGACGGAAGCCTTGGTCCGAAAACCAAGAAGGCAATTGAAAGTTTTCAGAGCGCAAATGGCCTGAAAGCTGATGGAAAGGTTGGCCCGAAGACCTGGGAAGTACTGAGTAAACATTTGAGTGCTGTAGTAGAGCCTGTTAAGAGATAG
- a CDS encoding cyclic nucleotide-binding domain-containing protein, translating to MDIKDKESIIKELSCFAGFNKAELAAIELKSQIVEYRKGQIIYEEGTPPCAFYCIISGRVQIYTKDKEGKQTILEYLHRGKYFGIISLLTNEAHSVTAQTINDCIILVVKKDDFNSVLENTPKLAIDLSRSLSRRLKRKDIHQKKIFESTVISVFSSYAQAGKTIYALNLALSLKHETHKSVIILDILPREKIHTLPIKLEIQQSPIFDLSSGTDIYTLPNDFIIKSSFGIDLFCFYYQEDNDLCLKRLIEILSILVNDYHYILLDLPAAMDRSIISMLNQSDFIHILSSPDPVDLKRTNNLNNRLKTDFNFDPVKIKTIVNEYKLSKINYSEELEILGQDIFATIPKIEFDAPARLIIDEPDCEYSKAVRRIARQLGDCLVGLVLGVGVGYGFCHVGVLKVIEEEKIPIDVIVGSSIGSLIASLWAIGKSSSEILEITSEFREPKHIWGLIDITFPRFSFIKGNKLYRFLKKHLGDKTFYDVKLPLRIIASNVHKKEAKILDKGSLVDAIMASCSMPGIFAPFKFKEEVLFDGGVTYPLPTEPLMQMGVKKIIAVNVTPSREDILKQLKKLKEVVPSGNVVGTQKNKHLSFFARFKSIFNLNIVNIIFSSVEVLQSEVARREGELADIVLHPDTSGLFWLELHKASEFAKRGEEEARKHLDEIRQLINE from the coding sequence ATGGACATTAAGGATAAAGAATCCATTATAAAAGAATTATCGTGTTTTGCCGGCTTTAATAAGGCAGAACTTGCGGCAATTGAGTTAAAGAGCCAAATTGTTGAATACCGTAAGGGGCAAATTATTTATGAAGAGGGTACACCTCCATGCGCCTTTTATTGCATTATTTCAGGCCGAGTACAAATTTATACTAAGGATAAAGAAGGCAAGCAGACAATTTTAGAGTATTTGCACCGCGGTAAATATTTCGGTATCATTTCTTTACTTACTAATGAAGCGCATTCGGTTACGGCCCAAACGATAAATGATTGTATTATTCTTGTAGTTAAGAAAGATGATTTTAATTCTGTTTTGGAAAATACTCCGAAGCTGGCTATTGATTTAAGCCGTTCATTGAGCCGCCGGCTTAAACGTAAAGATATACATCAGAAAAAAATATTTGAAAGTACAGTTATTTCAGTTTTTAGTTCTTATGCGCAAGCAGGAAAAACTATCTATGCTTTGAATCTGGCTCTAAGTTTGAAGCATGAAACGCATAAATCAGTGATTATTTTGGACATCTTGCCGAGAGAAAAAATACATACTTTACCAATTAAACTAGAAATCCAGCAATCTCCTATATTTGACTTATCTTCCGGTACTGATATTTATACCTTACCAAATGATTTTATTATAAAAAGTAGCTTTGGCATAGATTTGTTCTGTTTCTATTACCAAGAAGATAATGATCTCTGTCTTAAGCGGTTAATCGAGATATTAAGTATTCTGGTTAATGATTATCATTATATTCTGTTGGATCTACCGGCGGCCATGGATCGTTCGATTATCAGCATGCTTAATCAGTCGGATTTTATCCATATATTAAGCAGCCCGGATCCTGTGGATTTAAAACGCACTAATAATCTGAACAACCGCCTTAAGACGGATTTTAATTTTGATCCTGTTAAAATCAAGACGATTGTTAATGAATATAAATTATCTAAGATTAATTATAGTGAAGAGTTGGAGATTTTAGGCCAGGATATTTTTGCTACTATTCCTAAGATTGAATTTGATGCTCCTGCGCGCCTGATTATCGATGAACCTGATTGTGAGTATTCTAAAGCAGTCAGGAGAATCGCCCGGCAACTGGGAGATTGTTTAGTTGGCCTGGTTTTAGGGGTGGGAGTAGGCTATGGTTTTTGCCATGTGGGAGTATTAAAGGTAATTGAGGAAGAAAAAATTCCAATCGATGTTATTGTAGGTTCTAGTATTGGCTCCTTAATTGCTAGCCTTTGGGCTATTGGTAAAAGCAGCAGTGAAATTCTCGAGATTACAAGTGAGTTCAGAGAGCCAAAACATATTTGGGGATTAATTGATATAACTTTTCCCCGGTTTAGTTTTATTAAAGGTAATAAATTATACCGTTTTTTAAAGAAACACCTGGGGGACAAAACTTTTTATGATGTGAAACTCCCTCTGAGGATAATTGCCAGTAACGTGCATAAAAAAGAGGCCAAGATTTTAGATAAAGGATCTCTGGTTGATGCTATAATGGCAAGCTGTTCGATGCCGGGTATTTTTGCGCCTTTTAAATTCAAGGAAGAGGTTCTTTTCGATGGGGGAGTAACCTATCCTTTGCCTACTGAGCCTTTAATGCAAATGGGAGTTAAAAAGATTATCGCGGTGAATGTTACTCCTTCCCGGGAAGATATTCTAAAGCAATTAAAGAAGCTAAAAGAGGTGGTTCCTTCCGGAAATGTTGTTGGTACTCAAAAGAATAAGCACCTAAGTTTTTTTGCCAGGTTTAAAAGCATTTTTAACCTCAATATTGTAAATATTATTTTTAGTAGTGTCGAAGTTTTACAATCTGAGGTAGCCAGGCGAGAAGGGGAATTGGCTGACATTGTTTTACATCCGGACACATCAGGTTTATTTTGGTTGGAATTGCATAAAGCAAGTGAATTCGCCAAGCGCGGGGAAGAAGAGGCACGCAAGCATCTGGATGAGATCCGGCAACTGATTAATGAATAA
- a CDS encoding MFS transporter codes for MFSSLKVRYFRIYWLGMFVSLIGTWIQSVAQSWLIFQLTNSAFLLGVVGFLGSIPMFVLSLFGGVLADRVNKRNILIFTQGAFMLLAFLLAVLTQFKLITPVQIMFIALFNGIIMAFDAPARQSIVVELVGKKHLFNAITLNSVAFNSSRIMGPAIAGVLISIIGMSGCFYLNGISFLAVIIALFCIKFGKSTARNSNSALRDLKEGLIFIRGNRLILALVSMVAAVSMFGVSYVILMPVFASNVLHTGASGLGVLMSSIGIGALIGSLGLASLGDFKSKGRLLIGSVFLFSFSLIAFSLSKNYVLSAFTLIFVGCSSFIPVALINTLLQINVPDEFRGRVMGLFMITFAGIMPFGNLISGSLAQSLGVSTALLFCGFTCLILFALISFLFPGLKDL; via the coding sequence ATGTTTTCCTCGTTAAAGGTTAGGTACTTTCGTATATATTGGCTGGGTATGTTTGTATCTTTGATAGGCACCTGGATACAAAGCGTTGCCCAGAGCTGGCTGATTTTTCAGCTGACCAACTCCGCATTTCTTTTGGGGGTGGTTGGTTTTTTGGGTTCGATACCTATGTTTGTACTTTCTTTGTTTGGAGGTGTTTTGGCCGACAGGGTAAATAAAAGAAATATTTTGATTTTTACTCAAGGGGCTTTTATGCTGCTGGCTTTTTTACTAGCGGTTTTAACCCAGTTTAAACTTATTACACCGGTACAAATTATGTTCATTGCCTTGTTTAACGGCATAATTATGGCCTTTGATGCGCCAGCCAGGCAATCGATAGTAGTGGAGTTGGTGGGTAAAAAGCATCTTTTTAATGCCATTACTTTAAATTCAGTAGCTTTTAATTCTTCACGTATTATGGGCCCTGCGATTGCCGGCGTGTTGATTTCGATAATCGGGATGAGTGGGTGTTTTTATTTAAATGGGATTAGTTTTTTGGCGGTAATTATCGCGCTTTTTTGTATTAAATTCGGTAAAAGTACGGCTCGCAATAGTAACTCTGCCTTAAGGGACCTTAAAGAAGGATTGATTTTTATCAGAGGTAATCGTCTTATCTTAGCTTTAGTAAGCATGGTTGCGGCGGTGAGTATGTTTGGTGTTTCTTATGTTATCCTTATGCCGGTTTTTGCTAGTAATGTACTTCATACAGGTGCAAGTGGTTTAGGGGTGTTAATGTCTAGTATTGGTATTGGAGCTTTGATCGGATCTTTGGGCTTAGCCAGCCTCGGTGATTTTAAATCTAAGGGCAGGCTTTTAATAGGATCGGTATTTTTATTTTCTTTCTCTCTGATAGCCTTCTCATTATCTAAAAATTATGTACTATCTGCCTTTACTTTAATTTTCGTGGGTTGTTCAAGTTTTATTCCGGTTGCTTTAATTAATACCTTATTGCAAATTAATGTGCCAGATGAATTTCGCGGCAGGGTGATGGGCCTTTTTATGATTACTTTTGCCGGAATTATGCCTTTTGGGAACTTGATTTCCGGAAGCCTTGCGCAATCATTGGGAGTATCAACGGCTCTTCTTTTCTGCGGCTTTACTTGTTTGATATTATTTGCTTTAATTAGTTTTTTATTTCCGGGATTAAAGGATTTATAA
- a CDS encoding GatB/YqeY domain-containing protein: MLAEKIFNDYKEAMKSRDALKSSVLSFLRADMLNLATAKKKDKLDDTEIITVIKKQIKQRQDSIEQFTKGGRLEAAEKEKKESEILKSYLPAEMPPEEIKRLIEEAVIATGASSMKDMGRLMKELTVKISGGADGKLVSDLVRQRLSNPS; this comes from the coding sequence ATGTTAGCAGAAAAAATTTTTAATGATTATAAGGAAGCAATGAAGTCGCGGGATGCTTTGAAGAGTTCAGTTTTAAGTTTTTTACGGGCGGATATGCTAAATCTTGCAACTGCTAAGAAAAAAGATAAACTTGATGATACGGAAATTATTACCGTAATCAAGAAACAGATAAAACAGCGTCAGGATTCTATTGAGCAGTTTACCAAGGGTGGCAGATTGGAAGCGGCAGAAAAAGAGAAAAAAGAATCGGAAATCTTAAAAAGTTATCTGCCCGCAGAAATGCCGCCTGAGGAGATTAAGCGTCTGATCGAAGAGGCAGTTATTGCAACAGGTGCAAGTAGTATGAAGGATATGGGCCGCTTGATGAAAGAGTTAACTGTAAAAATATCCGGAGGAGCTGATGGTAAATTGGTCAGCGACTTGGTAAGGCAGAGATTAAGTAATCCTTCCTAA